A stretch of DNA from Edwardsiella tarda ATCC 15947 = NBRC 105688:
ATCAGTAAACTGAAATACCGGGTAGTAAAATTCACCATCAATATCGAGGGCAAGTAACCGATCGGTATCTTTCCAGGTTTTCACTGTTGGTTTACTCCGCCCCAAGATTTTTGCCGCCTCGGCTGAGGTGTATATCCCACCATCATTTTCCAGCGTTTGCAGGAACAATGCCTTACTGTGTAAACGCCGTTGCTGACGTTTTTTTTCTGGCGTTAGGCTGTTAACAGCACGGTGCTTCATGGACGTAAGGATGGCATCAAGAGCGAACAGTGCGTCGGTTTCAGCCATACTTTCAGGAGAAAGAGGGGTCACTCCAGACTGGATTTCCTCTACCAGAGTCTTAACAAAATTCTGGAGGCGTGCAGCTGCAATGCCTGAGTTCGACATATTGTGCATGCTGGAGTAGTGATCATTACTGTGTCGTTTCTGGGTTGATGTGCTCATACAACCTCCTTTTCGATTTTATAACAGCAATACTAGAGCAAATCGTTAAGTTGTGCAAGGTTTGTGCATTCGAGATTAGATGATAGCTTTAATCAATCAATGGCAATTATTTTATAGGGATTGCTAATTGCACCCTCCTAAGATCCGAAAAAAGGCTAACCGGTTCTCTTGCAGCTACTGATAGGAAGGTTTTACAGTCGCATAAACAATATCGTTTCGCCTGTGCCTGCTTGATAAAGGAACCTTGCATGCATTTTTATGTGGATGAAACCGGCCATACCGGTCCGAATCTTTTTGACCGCACCCAGCCCGTGCTTTCCTATGGCGTGCTTTCCTCTAAGGATGACCTGGACAAGGTTGCCGAAGCAGATCTTGCTGCCTTGCGTAAGAAACTGGAAGTACAACGCCTGCACGCCGCAGAGCTGGGCATGCGTCGCCTTGATGAGGTGGTTGATACGCTGCTTGTCCTGCAGAAGAAGCACCGGATACGATTTGATATCTGGCAGGTGGTTAAACGGGATCACGCCATTATTTCGTTCTTCGACCAGGTGTTTGATCAGGGACTGAATCCGGTAGTGCCCTGGTCTGCTTACTGGACCCCCTTGCGGTACCCGCTGCTGCTGAATCTGGCAAACCTGTTTGATGATGAACTGGCTGAAAAAGCGTGGCGTGCCCGTCAC
This window harbors:
- a CDS encoding helix-turn-helix domain-containing protein — its product is MSTSTQKRHSNDHYSSMHNMSNSGIAAARLQNFVKTLVEEIQSGVTPLSPESMAETDALFALDAILTSMKHRAVNSLTPEKKRQQRRLHSKALFLQTLENDGGIYTSAEAAKILGRSKPTVKTWKDTDRLLALDIDGEFYYPVFQFTDEEGISDKGVLRGVAELMPMLSNFSDRMKYSFFMEQRNTVLDGLTPAGCTFTVAKVLKGNPDEKVMNELRRLARNYGTQNAI